A stretch of the Marinobacter sp. JH2 genome encodes the following:
- the acs gene encoding acetate--CoA ligase, whose product MTDKKVYPVQPDIEKNALVTAEQYEKMYRQSVEKPNEFWGEHGKRIDWIKPFTKVKNSTYDYNNLSIKWFEDGVLNASANCLDRHLADRGDQTAIIFEGDDPSVSRNVTYRELHQEVCKFANVLKDQGVKKGDVVTIYMPMIVETAVAMLACARIGAIHSVVFGGFSPEAVAARVVNGKSRFVITADEGLRGGRAIPLKKNVDAALNHESNAKVERVIVVTRTGNDQVPWTEGRDVRYEDLMAKASTECEPEPMNAEDPLFMLYTSGSTGAPKGVLHTTGGYMVYAAMTHQYVFDYHDGDVYWCTADFGWVTGHSYILYGPLANGAITLLFEGVPNYPDSSRMGQVVDKHKVNILYTAPTAIRALMAEGASCMDGTTRDSLRVLGSVGEPINPEAWEWYHRVIGNSKCPIVDTWWQTETGGILIAPLPGAVDLKPGSATRPFFGVQPALVDNDGNLLEGATEGNLVILDSWPGQMRTIYGDHERFIQTYFSTYKGMYFTGDGARRDEDGDYWITGRVDDVLNVSGHRLGTAEVESALVAHDKVAEAAVVGYPHEIKGQGIYVYVTLMQGQEPSDELKKELVQWVRKEIGPIASPDVIQWAPGLPKTRSGKIMRRILRKIAANEHDQLGDTSTLADPSVVDELIGSRATS is encoded by the coding sequence ATGACAGATAAGAAGGTGTATCCGGTTCAACCCGATATCGAGAAAAATGCTTTGGTGACGGCAGAGCAATACGAGAAAATGTATCGCCAGTCCGTTGAAAAACCGAATGAATTCTGGGGAGAGCATGGTAAGCGTATTGATTGGATCAAGCCGTTTACCAAGGTGAAAAACAGCACCTATGATTACAATAACCTTTCTATAAAATGGTTCGAAGATGGCGTTTTGAACGCCTCGGCTAACTGTCTAGATCGCCATCTTGCCGACCGCGGCGATCAGACCGCCATTATTTTTGAAGGTGATGATCCTTCGGTTTCACGCAATGTGACCTACCGCGAACTGCACCAAGAAGTCTGTAAGTTTGCTAACGTGCTGAAAGATCAGGGCGTTAAGAAAGGCGATGTCGTTACTATCTACATGCCAATGATCGTGGAAACGGCCGTTGCGATGCTGGCTTGTGCCCGCATCGGTGCAATCCATTCTGTGGTGTTTGGGGGCTTCTCTCCCGAAGCTGTCGCAGCCCGTGTGGTTAATGGTAAGTCTCGTTTTGTTATAACCGCTGATGAAGGTTTGCGTGGCGGTCGTGCCATTCCGCTGAAAAAGAACGTAGATGCGGCGCTCAACCACGAAAGTAACGCTAAGGTGGAGCGAGTCATTGTGGTGACTCGCACCGGTAACGATCAGGTGCCTTGGACCGAGGGGCGTGATGTTCGTTACGAAGACTTGATGGCAAAGGCGTCGACCGAGTGCGAGCCTGAGCCGATGAATGCGGAAGATCCGTTGTTCATGCTGTATACCTCCGGCTCCACTGGTGCGCCGAAAGGCGTGCTACACACCACCGGCGGCTATATGGTTTATGCCGCTATGACCCATCAATATGTGTTTGATTATCATGATGGCGATGTTTACTGGTGCACGGCGGATTTTGGTTGGGTTACCGGGCACAGCTATATCCTCTACGGCCCCTTGGCAAACGGTGCAATCACCCTGCTGTTTGAAGGTGTACCTAATTATCCCGACAGTTCACGGATGGGGCAGGTCGTGGATAAGCATAAGGTCAATATTCTGTACACGGCGCCTACCGCGATTCGTGCGTTGATGGCCGAAGGCGCGTCTTGCATGGATGGCACAACCCGCGACAGCCTTCGCGTGCTGGGCTCGGTTGGCGAGCCGATCAACCCCGAGGCCTGGGAGTGGTACCACCGTGTAATTGGCAACAGCAAATGCCCGATCGTGGATACCTGGTGGCAAACTGAAACCGGCGGCATTCTGATTGCGCCCCTGCCGGGCGCGGTGGATCTGAAGCCGGGTTCGGCCACGCGGCCTTTCTTCGGTGTTCAGCCCGCGTTAGTGGATAATGACGGTAATCTGCTGGAAGGCGCCACCGAGGGCAACCTGGTGATTCTGGATAGTTGGCCCGGACAGATGCGCACTATTTACGGGGATCACGAACGCTTTATCCAGACTTATTTCAGTACCTACAAGGGCATGTACTTCACCGGAGACGGCGCGCGCCGCGATGAAGATGGCGATTACTGGATTACCGGTCGTGTTGATGACGTATTGAACGTGTCTGGCCACCGCCTGGGTACTGCCGAAGTTGAAAGTGCTCTTGTCGCCCATGATAAAGTGGCAGAAGCTGCTGTGGTGGGCTACCCCCATGAAATTAAAGGTCAAGGCATCTATGTGTACGTTACCCTGATGCAGGGTCAAGAACCGTCTGATGAGTTGAAGAAAGAACTGGTTCAGTGGGTTCGTAAGGAAATTGGGCCGATTGCGTCACCGGATGTGATTCAGTGGGCCCCGGGTCTTCCAAAAACAAGATCCGGCAAGATTATGCGAAGAATATTGCGTAAGATTGCAGCCAATGAGCATGACCAGTTGGGAGATACTTCCACGCTGGCCGATCCAAGTGTAGTGGATGAACTGATTGGTAGCCGGGCGACGAGTTAA
- a CDS encoding fatty acyl-CoA reductase, which produces MANEQAAADKATSQVLRQLKGKRVLITGTSGFLGKVVLEKLIRTVPEIGGVYLLIRANRKHADARSRFLEEVATSSVFDRMREHDSEAFESFLTDKVHCITGEVTEPSFGIGQQAFQKLAGDLDAVINSAASVNFQEALDQALKINTLCLDNIAELARLNLQLAVLQVSTCYVNGMNSGQVTESIIKPAKKSVPRSVHGYYEVENLIATLQSKVEEEQTRFEGRALDKRLVELGLREARRYGWSDTYTFTKWMGEQLLLKALKGRSLTIVRPSIIESALEEPAPGWIEGVKVADAIILAYARGKVSLFPGNRSGVIDVIPVDLVANSIILALTEALAEPNGQRIYQCCSGSSNPVTIGQFIDHLIAEAKANYAAYDHLFYRKPSKPFVAVNRTLFELAVRGVRLPLRLTNGGLKRLGSRADLKWLRNLDTTQSLATIFGFYTAPDYIFCNDDLLALAERSGAVDQSLFPVDARAVDWETYLRKIHLAGLNRYALKPRKTRRVKTKKQAKCAA; this is translated from the coding sequence ATGGCGAACGAACAGGCAGCGGCTGATAAGGCAACGTCTCAGGTGTTGAGGCAGCTGAAAGGAAAACGGGTGCTGATTACAGGCACCTCGGGATTTTTAGGCAAAGTGGTTCTGGAAAAACTTATTCGGACGGTGCCTGAGATTGGTGGCGTGTATCTGTTGATTCGAGCGAACAGGAAACATGCGGATGCCCGTAGTCGGTTTCTTGAAGAGGTTGCGACATCCTCGGTATTTGATCGTATGCGCGAACACGATTCAGAGGCTTTTGAGTCGTTCCTTACTGATAAGGTTCACTGTATCACTGGGGAAGTCACCGAGCCTTCGTTTGGAATCGGGCAGCAGGCATTTCAAAAACTGGCAGGTGATCTAGATGCAGTGATCAACTCTGCGGCCAGTGTGAACTTTCAGGAAGCGCTTGATCAAGCGCTGAAGATCAACACGCTTTGCCTAGACAATATCGCCGAGCTGGCACGATTGAATTTGCAGCTTGCTGTTTTGCAGGTATCGACGTGCTATGTGAACGGCATGAATAGCGGGCAGGTCACCGAGTCCATCATCAAGCCGGCTAAAAAGTCTGTACCGCGTTCCGTGCATGGCTACTACGAAGTAGAGAATCTGATTGCGACCCTCCAGAGCAAAGTTGAGGAAGAGCAAACCCGTTTTGAGGGTAGGGCTTTGGATAAGCGATTGGTTGAGCTGGGGCTGCGTGAAGCTCGTCGCTATGGCTGGAGTGATACCTACACCTTTACCAAATGGATGGGTGAACAACTATTGCTTAAGGCGCTGAAAGGGCGAAGCTTGACCATTGTTCGACCTTCTATTATTGAAAGCGCTCTTGAGGAGCCCGCGCCCGGCTGGATTGAGGGGGTGAAAGTTGCTGACGCAATTATTCTGGCGTACGCCCGTGGGAAAGTATCGTTGTTTCCGGGCAATCGTTCAGGTGTTATCGATGTCATTCCCGTGGATCTTGTGGCCAACTCAATCATTCTTGCGCTGACAGAGGCTCTGGCTGAGCCCAATGGCCAGAGGATTTACCAGTGCTGTAGTGGTAGCTCTAACCCGGTCACCATTGGTCAGTTCATTGATCATCTGATTGCCGAAGCAAAAGCGAATTATGCCGCTTACGATCATCTCTTCTACCGAAAGCCCTCTAAGCCTTTCGTGGCAGTCAATCGAACCTTGTTCGAGCTGGCGGTGAGAGGTGTACGTTTGCCTCTCAGGCTGACCAATGGGGGGCTCAAACGTCTGGGCAGTCGTGCCGACCTAAAGTGGCTGAGAAATCTGGATACGACTCAGTCGCTGGCGACGATTTTCGGGTTTTACACGGCACCGGATTATATTTTTTGCAATGACGACCTACTTGCGTTGGCAGAACGCTCCGGCGCCGTGGATCAGAGCTTGTTCCCGGTAGATGCCCGCGCCGTTGATTGGGAAACGTATCTGCGGAAAATTCATTTGGCCGGGCTCAATCGTTACGCGCTGAAGCCTCGAAAAACCCGAAGGGTTAAGACAAAAAAACAAGCCAAATGTGCGGCGTGA
- a CDS encoding class I SAM-dependent methyltransferase, with the protein MRDKYKYIGPVYDFLSNLYSGKNIHHCKTAMLDVETLQKGDRVLFAGVGHGRDAIRAAELGADVTVVDLSETMLRKFGDALRDEAPHLSIRRIHSDIMKVDEAGEYDMVVANFFLNVFDEDMMVKVLEHLINLGKSDAKIVVGDFCYPTGNIFSRTFKKLYWYMAVFVFWLFANNAFHKIYNYPEHMQRLGLQVNEKKHFKLLNMDCYWSILGQKKA; encoded by the coding sequence ATGCGCGATAAGTACAAATATATCGGTCCCGTCTACGACTTTCTCAGCAATCTTTACAGCGGTAAAAACATTCATCACTGCAAAACCGCCATGCTGGATGTTGAAACTCTGCAAAAAGGCGATCGGGTTTTATTTGCCGGCGTTGGTCATGGTCGTGACGCGATTCGCGCAGCAGAACTCGGGGCCGATGTAACGGTGGTCGATTTATCTGAAACCATGCTTCGAAAATTTGGTGATGCACTGCGTGACGAAGCGCCTCACCTCAGCATTCGCCGTATCCACAGCGATATTATGAAAGTAGATGAAGCAGGCGAATACGACATGGTTGTCGCCAACTTTTTCCTGAACGTATTCGATGAAGACATGATGGTTAAAGTTCTGGAACATCTGATCAACCTGGGTAAGTCAGATGCCAAAATCGTCGTTGGCGATTTTTGTTACCCCACCGGAAATATTTTCTCTCGCACGTTCAAAAAACTGTATTGGTACATGGCCGTGTTCGTCTTTTGGCTATTCGCCAACAACGCTTTCCACAAAATCTACAACTATCCCGAACACATGCAGCGTCTGGGCTTGCAAGTGAACGAAAAGAAGCACTTCAAGCTTCTTAACATGGATTGCTATTGGTCGATTCTCGGCCAGAAAAAAGCCTAA
- a CDS encoding DUF2156 domain-containing protein: protein MSDQILALDGIKENASCQFTFSERVGYLKQHGAHSQSFSTLQPGMQYFDVPGVGYIAYMRKWGATFVLSDPVAAREDFPVILEQFQQTFPNASYVQVSKAVVDFLHLRFGMYGTQFGCESRINLQKWSLTGKKKQILRTALNQAEKHGIIVKERYSDDHTREISEAWIRTRKCKSNEIRFLIRPMEMDYRENERHFYAYEDSKAVGFIYFDPIYHNNKIISYVPNISRANADFRQGIFYTLMAHAMEVFKEEGVPFIDLGLIPLSLDKATEHQESPLLKKLMHGIYDKGNFLYNFKGLEFTKSRFRGENFKTYCCHKRAIPALEFFAMFKLTRLL, encoded by the coding sequence ATGTCAGACCAAATTCTTGCACTCGATGGCATCAAAGAGAACGCGAGTTGCCAGTTCACATTCTCTGAACGTGTGGGCTACCTGAAGCAACACGGCGCGCACTCGCAGTCGTTTTCCACGCTACAACCCGGCATGCAATATTTCGATGTACCGGGTGTGGGCTACATTGCTTACATGCGCAAATGGGGTGCCACCTTCGTCCTGTCGGATCCGGTGGCTGCGCGGGAAGATTTCCCCGTAATTCTTGAGCAGTTCCAGCAGACGTTTCCGAACGCTTCATACGTTCAGGTGTCCAAGGCCGTTGTGGATTTTCTTCACCTACGTTTCGGCATGTATGGCACACAGTTTGGTTGCGAGTCCCGTATCAACCTCCAGAAATGGTCGCTAACAGGCAAGAAAAAACAAATCTTGCGTACCGCTCTGAATCAGGCTGAAAAGCATGGGATCATTGTAAAAGAACGCTACAGCGACGATCACACCCGCGAAATATCCGAGGCTTGGATACGCACTCGAAAATGCAAAAGCAATGAAATCCGGTTCCTGATTCGCCCGATGGAAATGGATTACCGTGAGAACGAACGCCACTTCTACGCTTACGAAGACAGCAAGGCTGTCGGCTTCATCTATTTTGATCCGATCTACCACAACAACAAAATTATCAGCTACGTGCCCAATATCTCACGGGCAAATGCAGACTTCCGTCAAGGCATTTTCTACACCTTGATGGCCCACGCCATGGAAGTGTTTAAAGAAGAAGGGGTGCCGTTCATCGATTTGGGCCTGATACCTTTATCACTGGACAAAGCCACCGAGCACCAAGAAAGCCCGCTGCTAAAAAAACTGATGCACGGCATCTACGACAAAGGAAATTTTTTATACAATTTCAAAGGATTGGAGTTCACAAAATCCCGTTTTCGAGGCGAAAACTTCAAAACCTATTGTTGTCACAAGCGTGCCATTCCAGCACTTGAATTCTTCGCGATGTTTAAACTGACCCGGTTACTTTAA
- the murI gene encoding glutamate racemase, translating to MNKRNPRVLVFDSGVGGFSVAACIHRALPSAELLYVADNAGFPYGDQPEQVVIDRCCSLIEACVQQTPCDVIVIACNTASTIVLPYLRARTEIPVVGVVPAIKPASQCTLNRKIGVLATPATVKRPYLDKLIRDFASNCEVVRLGDPNLVRWAEELVSGQEPNQHHLNEAMRPFQQRGVDTVVLGCTHYPLLLQWFRESLPDVAFWVDSGAAIARRVEYLLKNAGRMLPSDVPGELSGGVVGAACFSGPAPAGIERFLEGMGMPVADVKSNWPGLK from the coding sequence ATGAACAAACGTAATCCCAGAGTACTGGTGTTTGATTCGGGCGTCGGTGGTTTCAGTGTGGCCGCCTGTATTCATCGCGCGTTGCCCAGCGCAGAATTACTGTATGTGGCCGACAACGCGGGGTTTCCCTATGGCGATCAACCGGAACAGGTGGTGATCGACCGCTGCTGCTCGCTGATCGAAGCGTGCGTTCAGCAAACTCCGTGCGATGTCATTGTTATTGCCTGTAATACCGCCAGTACTATTGTTTTGCCTTATCTGAGAGCGCGAACAGAGATTCCTGTGGTGGGCGTCGTTCCTGCGATCAAACCGGCATCGCAGTGCACATTGAACCGAAAAATCGGTGTTCTGGCGACTCCGGCTACGGTGAAACGACCCTATCTGGACAAGCTTATTAGAGACTTTGCGAGTAATTGTGAGGTTGTCCGCTTGGGCGATCCGAATCTGGTGCGCTGGGCAGAAGAGTTGGTTTCCGGTCAGGAGCCGAATCAACATCACCTAAATGAGGCCATGCGTCCGTTTCAACAACGCGGTGTGGACACCGTTGTCTTGGGCTGTACCCATTATCCTTTGTTGCTGCAGTGGTTTCGGGAAAGCTTGCCGGACGTGGCGTTTTGGGTTGATTCGGGAGCGGCAATCGCTCGACGGGTCGAGTATTTACTGAAAAACGCTGGCCGCATGCTGCCTTCAGATGTGCCCGGCGAGTTGTCAGGAGGAGTGGTGGGAGCCGCCTGTTTTTCCGGCCCCGCTCCGGCTGGTATTGAGCGTTTCCTGGAAGGTATGGGAATGCCCGTCGCCGATGTGAAGAGTAACTGGCCCGGCTTAAAGTAA